GCTATTATTTAGAAGAATCCTGCAAATATGGAAATATGTCCATCATGTTATTTATATACCACTTGCACTTACGTGAGATTGTCCAAAAGCCATAGCATTTTGATTAATACTAACCAAATCAGGCTTGTTGGCAAAAAGTTTAGTAAATGCTTTCATAACCGACTCACCGCTAACCACTTTTGTTTCTTCAAGCAAAGCGCCTAATATAACCATATTTGCCACTTTGCTATTCCCAAGTTGATTGGCTATATCATTCGCTTTAACCTTAATAATACTTATATCACTCCGGTTAGGAAACCGGTCAATAAGCGAACTATTAACGATTGCCAATCCGCCAAATTTTATTAAAGGGGCAAATTTTTCTAGCGAAGGAAGATTCATGGCTATAAGAACAGTAGGTTCAGACACAATAGGAGCTCCAATAATGCTATTAGAAACAATTACAGAACAGTTTGCCGTCCCACCTCTCATTTCAGGGCCGTAAGACGGAATCCATGAAACATTTTTATTTTCCAACATTCCAGCATACGCGATGAGCTGCCCCATCAGCATAATTCCTTGCCCGCCAAATCCCGCAATGATAATTTCCTGTATCATTATTCCACCTCCTGTGAGGTTTTTATAACACCCAAAGGATAATAAGGAATCAGGTTACTCTTTAACCACTCTACTGCCTGTAATGGGCTCAAACCCCAATTGGTCGGACAAGTAGCTAGAATCTCTACCATAGAGAATCCTTTGCCTTGAATCTGCATATCAAAGGCTTTGCGAATACATTTTTTAGCGTTTGCCATATGAATTGCATCATGTACAGAAACACGAGCAATATAATTTGCACCATCTAGTGTTGCAAGCATTTCAGACATACGGATCGGATTGCCTGCACTTTCTGACTTGCGTCCTCTAGGGGTTGTGTTGGTAATCTGCGAAAGCAGCGTAGTAGGAGCCATTTGGCCGCCAGTCATGCCATAAATTGCGTTATTAATAAATATAGTACTAATATTTTCACCACGAGCCGCAGCATGAACAATTTCACCGCAGCCAATGGCAGCAAGATCACCGTCACCTTGATAGGTAAATACCAGTGCATCTGGATGAACACGCTTTACTCCAGTAGCTACAGCGGGCGCCCTGCCATGTGCAGCTCCGAACATGTCAAAGTTGAAATAATCATAAGCTAACACTGAACAGCCGACAGGAGCAATCCCAATAGCCGTATTTCGAACACCAAGTTCATCAATGACTTCAGCTACTAACCGATGAATGATTCCATGATGACAGCCGGGACAATAATGGGTAGGAACATCAAGCAGCGAAGCAGGCCTAGTAAACAATTTCTCATTCATCACTTAGACCCTCCTCATGATTAAAGCTATTCAGGATTTGTTCATAAATCTCCTGTGTAGTTGGAATCATTCCACCCATTCGACCATAAAAACGTACTGGTTTTAGGCCATTTACTGCCAGCCTAACATCTTCCACCATCTGGCCAGCACTTAACTCTAATGTCAAGAAAGATTTCACCCTTGACGCTAGCTGATTGATGACATGAGTAGGAAAAGGCCATAAGGTAATAGGACGCAGCATACCAACCCGATAACCTGAATCTCTCGCTTTTTCGATTGCAGAACGCGCAATACGTGAGGTGATTCCATAGGCTACTATAATCAGATCGGCATCACCTGTAAGATATTCTTCGTACCTCACTTCAGAAGCGCTAATTGTTTGATATTTTTGTTGTAATCGAATATTATGCTGTTCAAGTTGGCCAGGGTCTAGATATAAGGAATTAATAATATTAGGTTTATCACGTCCTCTTAAGCCGCATGCGGCCCACGGCTTAGCGTGGAAAATCTCACTTTTATCTGGCAGAACGGCTGGTTCCATCATCTGTCCCAACGCCCCGTCGCCAAGTAATAAAACAGGATTTCGATATTGATCTGCAAGATCAAAAGCTAAAACAGTATAATCAACCAATTCCTGTACAGAATTTGGTGCAATGACAATATTTCGATAATCTCCATGTCCGCCGCCTTTGGTTGCTTGAAAATAGTCAGACTGTGATGGCTGAATACTTCCCAAACCTGGGCCGCCACGAACAATATTCACTAATACACACGGAAGTTCAGCCCCGGCAATGTAAGAAATACCTTCTTGCTTCAGACTTATACCTGGACTGGAAGATGACGTCATTGTTCTCGCACCAGCTCCTGCAGCGCCGTAAACCATATTGATAGCCGCTATTTCACTTTCAGCCTGAATAAACACCCCATCAACTTCAGCCATGCGCTTTGCCATATATTCTGCTAATTCAGTTTGTGGAGTTATGGGATAGCCGAAATAATATCTACAGCCTGAAGCAATTGCTGCCTCACCAATTGCTTCATTGCCTTTCATAAGAACTTTTTCCTGCACGATGCTCACACTCCTTATTTGTAAATTTCAATTACAACATCCGGACAAGATTTCGCACAGAGCATACAGCCTATACACTTAGATTCATCAGAGCAGCAAGCTAACTGATAACCTTTACTGTTAAACTGTTCGGATAAGATTACTATCTTTTTCGGACATACCGCTGTACATAGCCCACACCCCTTACACCGCTCCGCTCTAAATACGGGTCTCGGCATCATGTTCCCCTCCCCGAAGCTACACGAATGACTTGCACCATCTTACACTATAATTGTATGCTAAAATTAAACAATTTCACATTTTTTTTCGAAAACATACAGTATTCATAACTATTTCAAAATTTCCCAGGGAAAATAAACTATAAAAAAATCCCTTGCGGCAACAATTGCGGCAAGGGACTTTTTATAGCTTATTTTTTAATCAATTCTACAGTATCACTGGTTTTACACATTGCAGCATTACCCTCATCAGTATCAAGATGCATTTCAAGGGCAAATGCTTCATTAACACGAATTAAAACGTTATCAAATAATAATCCGCGTTCACCACCACAGCGAACTTGAACAATTTCTTTATCACTAACACCAAATTCAGCTGCATCAGCAGGTGTCATATGAATATGGCGCATCGCAACAATAACACCTTCAGCGAGTTCGACCGTTCCTTTTGGACCAACTAGAGTAACTCCGGGTGAATTTTTCACGTCACCAGAATCACGAACTGGCGGTTTAAGCCCAAGTTTCATTGCATCAGATAAAGAAACTTCAATTTGAGTATTCTTTCTCTCAGGCCCTAATATACGAACGCCTTTAAATGATCCTTTTTCAGTAATAATATCAACCTGTTCATTAGAAGCATATTGGCCAGGCTGCGATAGCTCTTTTTTAACAGTAAGCTGATAGCCTTCCCCAAAAAGAATATTAAGATGTTCACGCGATACATGCACGTGACGAGCCGATATACCGGCAGGAATTTGTTTTGCTGACATAAAAGAACACTCCTCTAAAATAAATTCGTACCCTGGTGCGTTTTGTACCGGGTAAATATTTTTACTAACTATTCGATGATCTCTGAAAAATAGACAACCGTTACAATATCACTCAATGCCAGAGTTCTATCATAAATAGATTCTAAAAATTCTATAATATCATCGATGCTAGTAATATCTGGGTTTTCTCCATGTAAATCTTCTTTAGTTAAAGCGGAGATGGGTTTAACTAAAACTCTATCAATCATAGCAGTATATACTTTTTTCTTTTGGGCAAATCGTTTACCAACTGTTACCCAAACAATATCGCCTTCCCGATATTTACCAGTTTTATCCCCGCGCCTGATTGTACATGTTTTACGGCGGCAAACCAGTTGAACATGGTAGTTAGATGAATAAAAGTTTAGGGCTTGCAAGATTATCCCTCCTCTATTAGCCTAACCATTGTCGCATTCTTACTACTGCTTCTTCTAATCTTTGCTCAGGTTGTACAAGCGCAAATCTAACAAAACCTTCGCCAAAATGACCAAAAGCTACTCCCGGTATTACGGCGACCCCGGTGTGACGTAATAAATCTGCAGCAAATTCGACCGAGGATTGCTTCGTCGGTACGGGTGCCCAAACATACATACTCGCCTTAGGTTTCTTGACATGCCAGCCAAAAGAGTTCAATCCATCGACGATAATGTCACGTCGACGCTGGTAGGTAATTGCAGTATCTGCAACACATTGTTGTGGTCCTGTTAGAGCTGCAATAGCAGCCTTTTGGATTGGATTAAAAATACCATAATCAAAATTTGATTTTAGACGCCCCAGCAACTCAATTACTTTTGAATTCCCAACGATATAGCCGACACGGCAGCCGGCCATATTATAAGTCTTTGATAAAGAGTTAAACTCAACGGCAATATCTTTTGCTCCTGGAATGGATAAGAAGCTATCTGGTTGATAACCGTCAAAAACTAAATCGCTGTAAGCAAAATCATGGCATACGATAAAGGAATAGCGTTTAGCATATTCGACGACCTTAATAAAAAACTCACGTGGTGCCACCACTGCGAGGGGATTATTAGGGTAGTTGAGTATCATGATCTTAGTTCGCCTTAAAATAGCTTCCGGAATGGCTTCTAAATCAGGCAAAAATTCATTTTCCGAAGTTAGCGGCATATGATACAGCTCCGCTCCGGCCATCAAAGGTCCGGCACTGTATATGGGATATCCAGGATCCGGTATTAGCACAACATCATTAGGATTAACCAAACAAAGACTAATGTGCGCTAAACCTTCCTGAGAACCAATTAATGAATGAATTTCTTTTTCCGGATCCAAGAGAACCCCAAATTTTTTCCCATACCAGCTGGCAACAGCTTCTGAGAATTCGGAAAGGCCTTTTGATAAAGTATATCCATAACTACCTAAATCAGCTGCCGCGCTATTTAGAGCTTGGATAATATGGGGGGCAGGAGCCAGATCCGGGCTGCCAATACTGAGTGTGATAACATCTTTACCCTTAGCCAACTCTGCCCTGCGCATCTCATCGACTTGAGAAAAAATAGCCGAAGTTAAGCCCTGCATACGTAAGGCTTGTTCAAGCATACTATCACTCCTATTTACATCAAATATGATTAAACATTCGAGATTGCATGCCAAGTTTCCTTGTTTTCGTGTATAAGTTAAACTAGAATTGTTGTTATGCTTGAACTAATCGCAATCCCCGACGATTTACCTCTTCAATCAATCGCTCTTCATCAATTGTCTTAAGTTGTTTATTTTCAAGAACAATTTTACCATTTATTATGACAGTATCAACATCACTAGCTGCTGCTGAATAAGTTAATAATGATAATCGGTCATGTCGTGGATACCAATGAAGCTTATTCATATCAAATAAAGCAATATCGGCTTTAAACCCTTCAGCAAGTTGTCCAACTACATTCCCTAAACCAACTGCTTTAGCACCATGCTCGGTAGCTAATGCAACTGCAGTTTTAGCAGGGATAGCTAACGGATCATTGCTGTTTACCTTATGTAATAAAGCTGCCAGGCGGATTTCTTCTAACATATCTAAGTTATTATTGCTAGCGGCACCGTCAGTACCCAAACCAACACATAATCCAGCTTTGAGCATTTGAGAAACAGGAGCGATCCCGCTGGCCAGTTTCATATTGCTGCCAGGATTGTGAGCAACACGTACATTCTTATTTTTCATGATGTTAATATCTGCTTCACTAACATGCACGCAATGTGCAGCAAGTACACCACAGTCAAGGATGCCAAGCTCATCCATTAGAGCAATTGGACTTTTACCATATTTAGCCTTGCATTCTTCCACTTCACCAATAGTTTCAGATAAATGAATATGAATTTCAGACCCCAGTTTTTGGGCTAAGGAGACCACCTTATTTAAGTAATCTGGCGGACATGTATAGGGAGCATGCGGGCCCAGCATAACAGTAATGCGTCCTTCTGCAGAATGATTAAACTGCTGATAGAACTCTTCACTTTCCTGCAAAGCTTGTTGTGCGGTAGGAGCAACACCTGCCATACCTCTGGATAATACTGCGCGAATCCCGGTATCTTCAACCGCTTTTGCAACTTCAGGCATAAAAAAATACATATCAGCAAAGGTGGTTGTACCCGATTTAATCATCTCAGCAATAGCCAATTGCGTACCCCAGTATACGTCATCTGCGGTCAAGTTAGCTTCAGCTGGCCAAATTTTTGTCTGCAACCAATCCATCAGTTGCATATCGTCTGCATAACTCCGAAAAAGCGTCATAGCAGCATGGGTATGAGTATTAACTAAGCCTGGTATGGCTAGTTTATTCGTACAATCAATAATCTTATCAGGCTGCCATTCCGGCTTTATGCTGCCGATCTGGAGAATTTGAGACCCCTCAATAGCAATATCAGCTTTCTTAACAAGTCCTTCGCTCGATAAATACTCGACACTCTTTAGTAAAATCTTAGTCATTAGCCTGTCCCCCTTGGCGTTTACGATAATCCTCGAGATAAAATTCATGCATCACTGCGACATCGTTCTTACTCAAAGCTTTTGCACCCGAGATCTGATTGGCATAAATGAATATTTGAGCAGCCTTTTCTACTAATTCACAGGCTAACAGTGCTTCTTCAATATTACAGCCACAACAAACCAATCCGTGGTTAGCGAGCAACACTGCATGCTTAAGCCCTAAAGCCTTTACTGCATTCTCTGCCAGCTCAGCAGAGCCATTTAAAGCATATTCTGCAACATCAATACTTCCCCCAACAAGTTGGACAACATCTTCCACAATTGGAGGAATAGGGTGTCTTGCCACTGCACAAGCACTTGCAAAGACACTGTGGGTATGAATGATTGCCTTAACATCCTGTCTTTTTTTGTATATAGCTAAATGTAATGCTAATTCAGAGGTAGGCTTCAGCATCCCTTTTATAATGTTTGCATCGATATCAACTAAAACAATATCATCGACTGCTAAAGTTCTATAGTTTCGCCCTGAAGGAGTGACTGCAATAAAGGGAGTATTGGGAATCCTAGCACTAAGATTCCCCCAAGTACCAACCACAAGTCCGCTGCTTAATAATTCACAGCCACTATTGATGATTTTAGATTTTATTTGCGTTTCGTTATCCAACAACATCACTCCATTATCCGCTATGCTTGATTTAGATATCTTTCTTGCTCAGCGGTTAATTGGTCCAAACT
This portion of the Sporomusaceae bacterium FL31 genome encodes:
- a CDS encoding 2-oxoglutarate ferredoxin oxidoreductase subunit gamma — protein: MIQEIIIAGFGGQGIMLMGQLIAYAGMLENKNVSWIPSYGPEMRGGTANCSVIVSNSIIGAPIVSEPTVLIAMNLPSLEKFAPLIKFGGLAIVNSSLIDRFPNRSDISIIKVKANDIANQLGNSKVANMVILGALLEETKVVSGESVMKAFTKLFANKPDLVSINQNAMAFGQSHVSASGI
- a CDS encoding 2-oxoglutarate oxidoreductase, which translates into the protein MNEKLFTRPASLLDVPTHYCPGCHHGIIHRLVAEVIDELGVRNTAIGIAPVGCSVLAYDYFNFDMFGAAHGRAPAVATGVKRVHPDALVFTYQGDGDLAAIGCGEIVHAAARGENISTIFINNAIYGMTGGQMAPTTLLSQITNTTPRGRKSESAGNPIRMSEMLATLDGANYIARVSVHDAIHMANAKKCIRKAFDMQIQGKGFSMVEILATCPTNWGLSPLQAVEWLKSNLIPYYPLGVIKTSQEVE
- a CDS encoding 3-methyl-2-oxobutanoate dehydrogenase subunit VorB, whose amino-acid sequence is MQEKVLMKGNEAIGEAAIASGCRYYFGYPITPQTELAEYMAKRMAEVDGVFIQAESEIAAINMVYGAAGAGARTMTSSSSPGISLKQEGISYIAGAELPCVLVNIVRGGPGLGSIQPSQSDYFQATKGGGHGDYRNIVIAPNSVQELVDYTVLAFDLADQYRNPVLLLGDGALGQMMEPAVLPDKSEIFHAKPWAACGLRGRDKPNIINSLYLDPGQLEQHNIRLQQKYQTISASEVRYEEYLTGDADLIIVAYGITSRIARSAIEKARDSGYRVGMLRPITLWPFPTHVINQLASRVKSFLTLELSAGQMVEDVRLAVNGLKPVRFYGRMGGMIPTTQEIYEQILNSFNHEEGLSDE
- a CDS encoding 2-oxoacid:acceptor oxidoreductase subunit delta, with product MMPRPVFRAERCKGCGLCTAVCPKKIVILSEQFNSKGYQLACCSDESKCIGCMLCAKSCPDVVIEIYK
- a CDS encoding phosphate propanoyltransferase, translated to MSAKQIPAGISARHVHVSREHLNILFGEGYQLTVKKELSQPGQYASNEQVDIITEKGSFKGVRILGPERKNTQIEVSLSDAMKLGLKPPVRDSGDVKNSPGVTLVGPKGTVELAEGVIVAMRHIHMTPADAAEFGVSDKEIVQVRCGGERGLLFDNVLIRVNEAFALEMHLDTDEGNAAMCKTSDTVELIKK
- the dapL_2 gene encoding LL-diaminopimelate aminotransferase; translation: MLEQALRMQGLTSAIFSQVDEMRRAELAKGKDVITLSIGSPDLAPAPHIIQALNSAAADLGSYGYTLSKGLSEFSEAVASWYGKKFGVLLDPEKEIHSLIGSQEGLAHISLCLVNPNDVVLIPDPGYPIYSAGPLMAGAELYHMPLTSENEFLPDLEAIPEAILRRTKIMILNYPNNPLAVVAPREFFIKVVEYAKRYSFIVCHDFAYSDLVFDGYQPDSFLSIPGAKDIAVEFNSLSKTYNMAGCRVGYIVGNSKVIELLGRLKSNFDYGIFNPIQKAAIAALTGPQQCVADTAITYQRRRDIIVDGLNSFGWHVKKPKASMYVWAPVPTKQSSVEFAADLLRHTGVAVIPGVAFGHFGEGFVRFALVQPEQRLEEAVVRMRQWLG
- the mtaD_1 gene encoding 5-methylthioadenosine/S-adenosylhomocysteine deaminase, which encodes MTKILLKSVEYLSSEGLVKKADIAIEGSQILQIGSIKPEWQPDKIIDCTNKLAIPGLVNTHTHAAMTLFRSYADDMQLMDWLQTKIWPAEANLTADDVYWGTQLAIAEMIKSGTTTFADMYFFMPEVAKAVEDTGIRAVLSRGMAGVAPTAQQALQESEEFYQQFNHSAEGRITVMLGPHAPYTCPPDYLNKVVSLAQKLGSEIHIHLSETIGEVEECKAKYGKSPIALMDELGILDCGVLAAHCVHVSEADINIMKNKNVRVAHNPGSNMKLASGIAPVSQMLKAGLCVGLGTDGAASNNNLDMLEEIRLAALLHKVNSNDPLAIPAKTAVALATEHGAKAVGLGNVVGQLAEGFKADIALFDMNKLHWYPRHDRLSLLTYSAAASDVDTVIINGKIVLENKQLKTIDEERLIEEVNRRGLRLVQA
- a CDS encoding L-ribulose-5-phosphate 4-epimerase, with protein sequence MDNETQIKSKIINSGCELLSSGLVVGTWGNLSARIPNTPFIAVTPSGRNYRTLAVDDIVLVDIDANIIKGMLKPTSELALHLAIYKKRQDVKAIIHTHSVFASACAVARHPIPPIVEDVVQLVGGSIDVAEYALNGSAELAENAVKALGLKHAVLLANHGLVCCGCNIEEALLACELVEKAAQIFIYANQISGAKALSKNDVAVMHEFYLEDYRKRQGGQAND